The Thermoplasma sp. Kam2015 genome includes a window with the following:
- a CDS encoding winged helix-turn-helix domain-containing protein/riboflavin kinase has protein sequence MEIADQYYRAIKKIKEMAEPSNKAYLTSSKLADMLGISQQSASRIIIDLEKNGYITRTVTKRGQILNITEKGLDVLYTEFADLSRILSIRNNIFITGTVTPGMGEGRYYVARKQYIIQFQEKLGIIPYLGTLNIKVDQSSLSELRKIRGFKGIHIEGFKTEDRTFGSVKAFSAKIQSVPCFVIMPERTVYTDVIEIISDKYLRDTLGLKDGDRVTIEVYT, from the coding sequence ATGGAAATTGCTGATCAGTACTACAGAGCCATAAAGAAGATAAAGGAGATGGCAGAGCCTTCAAACAAGGCATATCTAACCTCTTCCAAGCTGGCGGATATGCTCGGTATCAGTCAGCAATCAGCCTCAAGGATAATAATAGATCTCGAAAAAAATGGATACATAACACGCACCGTGACCAAGAGAGGTCAGATCCTGAACATAACTGAAAAGGGACTCGACGTGTTATATACCGAATTTGCCGATCTGTCCCGGATACTCTCCATAAGGAATAACATCTTTATAACAGGTACTGTGACACCTGGCATGGGAGAGGGCAGATATTACGTTGCAAGAAAGCAGTATATAATACAATTTCAGGAAAAACTCGGCATAATACCCTACCTTGGCACTCTGAACATAAAGGTTGATCAGTCCAGCCTCTCAGAACTCAGGAAGATCAGAGGGTTCAAGGGTATCCATATAGAAGGGTTCAAGACAGAAGACAGAACGTTCGGATCAGTCAAGGCTTTTTCAGCTAAAATACAGAGTGTACCGTGTTTTGTTATAATGCCAGAAAGAACAGTATATACAGACGTGATCGAGATCATCTCGGACAAATACCTGAGGGATACGCTAGGACTGAAAGATGGCGATCGCGTCACCATAGAAGTTTATACATGA
- the purL gene encoding phosphoribosylformylglycinamidine synthase subunit PurL produces the protein MIFRTVKLRDANDSRLKAISKRLGLALSLDEMRSLKAYFEREGRDPIDAEIHAVAQSWSEHCSYKSSKYYLKKYLGSLKTDYTILAMEDDAGVVDFDGENAYVLKMESHNHPSAVEPYGGAATGIGGIVRDVLCMGAQPVALVDSLFLGDVSSDRYEGLLSPRYIFDGVVSGIRDYGNRIGIPNVAGSLYFDRLYNSNPLVNAGCIGIVRKDKIVRSKSYKAGDILVLMGGKTGRDGIHGVNFASTTLGKITKSSRLAIQLGNPIVEHPMIKAVLEANDEGLIRAMKDLGGGGLSSAATEMVYAGGFGAEIVLDDIKLKESSMSGWEIWISESQERMLMECYPEDVEKIKRIAEKWNLDFSVIGKVTEDRRIRVYYRKRKIIDMDIKFLDDAPVYQRPYRLKESERYIAIPEEPEDLSSFVVQFISRLNLCARFKVVRQYDHTVRGSTIVTPFVGRPNRETHADATVIKPLEQSMRGLVITSGSRPNMVSVDPYSGTMWTLVEAYKNILSTGGVPHSVVDALNFGNPEREEIMGQFVESVRAIGDFCRKLGLPIVAGNVSFYNEYKKTDIMPTPTILMVGIIDDVRRSRTTYIKGPGNALYLIGSPCDNLTGSEYNRMRGYSEGYLPIPDLDELTAVRDFINLKRDAILSSHDVSSGGLFTALAEMSFGSGIGFHADISNVSSARPTVKLFSECGNGIVVEVPRNMEEEFMEGSGNVSVKRIGETGGDRIIIDEAGLNIINVPVEEIRDAWEHGLDKY, from the coding sequence ATGATTTTCAGGACGGTCAAACTCAGAGATGCGAATGATAGCAGGCTGAAGGCGATAAGCAAGAGGCTTGGGCTTGCCCTTTCGCTGGACGAGATGAGATCATTGAAGGCATACTTTGAAAGGGAAGGTCGCGATCCAATCGATGCCGAAATTCACGCCGTGGCTCAGTCATGGAGCGAGCACTGCTCCTATAAATCCTCCAAATATTATCTCAAAAAATATCTCGGCTCTCTCAAAACAGATTACACGATTCTTGCTATGGAAGATGATGCTGGTGTTGTTGATTTTGATGGCGAAAATGCCTATGTACTGAAGATGGAGAGCCATAACCATCCAAGTGCTGTAGAACCATATGGAGGTGCTGCAACCGGTATAGGCGGAATAGTCCGCGATGTTCTCTGCATGGGTGCACAGCCTGTTGCACTTGTGGATTCTCTGTTTCTTGGGGATGTCTCATCGGACAGGTACGAGGGTCTTCTATCCCCGCGTTATATATTTGATGGAGTGGTCAGCGGCATAAGAGATTACGGAAACAGAATAGGTATACCAAATGTGGCCGGATCACTATATTTTGACAGGCTCTACAACTCCAATCCTCTCGTGAATGCAGGGTGTATAGGTATAGTCAGAAAGGACAAGATTGTCAGATCCAAATCGTATAAAGCCGGGGATATCCTTGTTCTAATGGGAGGCAAAACAGGCAGGGATGGAATACATGGCGTCAACTTCGCAAGCACAACACTTGGAAAGATAACCAAGAGCAGTAGATTGGCCATACAGCTGGGTAATCCCATCGTTGAACATCCTATGATAAAGGCCGTTCTGGAGGCAAATGACGAGGGATTGATTCGTGCGATGAAGGATCTTGGCGGCGGCGGTTTGTCAAGCGCAGCAACGGAGATGGTCTATGCCGGGGGATTTGGAGCGGAGATTGTGCTCGATGATATCAAGCTGAAGGAATCCAGCATGTCGGGCTGGGAGATATGGATAAGCGAGAGCCAGGAACGCATGCTGATGGAGTGCTATCCGGAAGATGTGGAAAAGATAAAGAGAATAGCCGAAAAATGGAATCTGGATTTCTCCGTGATAGGAAAGGTGACAGAAGATCGCAGGATCAGAGTATACTACAGAAAAAGAAAGATAATAGATATGGATATAAAATTCCTGGATGACGCTCCTGTTTATCAAAGACCTTACAGATTGAAGGAATCGGAGAGATACATTGCAATACCTGAGGAACCTGAGGACCTAAGCAGTTTCGTTGTTCAGTTCATTTCCAGGCTGAATCTATGCGCAAGATTCAAGGTTGTAAGGCAGTATGACCATACGGTCAGAGGATCCACCATCGTCACTCCGTTCGTTGGTCGGCCCAATAGAGAAACGCACGCGGACGCGACTGTAATAAAGCCGCTGGAACAATCAATGCGTGGTTTGGTCATAACCTCTGGATCAAGGCCGAACATGGTGAGCGTTGATCCATACTCAGGCACCATGTGGACGCTGGTGGAGGCGTACAAGAACATTCTATCAACCGGGGGCGTGCCTCATTCCGTTGTGGATGCGCTCAACTTTGGAAATCCTGAGCGCGAAGAGATCATGGGCCAGTTCGTTGAATCTGTCAGGGCGATAGGCGATTTCTGCAGAAAATTGGGATTACCTATCGTGGCCGGAAATGTGAGTTTCTACAACGAATATAAGAAGACGGATATAATGCCGACGCCGACGATCCTGATGGTGGGGATCATAGATGATGTGAGGAGATCCAGGACCACGTACATAAAAGGGCCGGGCAATGCGCTGTATCTGATAGGATCGCCATGTGACAACCTGACCGGAAGCGAATACAACAGGATGCGCGGATATAGCGAAGGTTATCTTCCGATCCCTGATCTGGACGAGCTGACGGCTGTTCGCGATTTCATCAATCTGAAGAGGGATGCGATTTTATCAAGCCATGATGTGTCATCAGGTGGTCTCTTTACAGCTCTTGCAGAGATGTCCTTTGGATCCGGTATAGGTTTCCACGCAGATATAAGCAATGTTTCTTCAGCCAGACCAACTGTAAAACTTTTCTCCGAATGCGGGAATGGAATAGTTGTTGAAGTACCTAGGAACATGGAGGAAGAGTTTATGGAAGGTTCTGGAAACGTCTCTGTCAAGCGCATTGGAGAAACTGGAGGAGACAGGATAATTATAGACGAAGCCGGTTTGAACATCATAAATGTACCGGTCGAAGAGATCAGAGATGCTTGGGAACATGGTCTTGATAAGTACTGA
- a CDS encoding glycosyltransferase — MRILYFTDTYYPTPDGVSVYLKEVKDKLESEGHEVMIFSLTGDKREHNVYIPRLTVPFLPYPQYRVPFFFLPFSIFRRAIEFDPDIIHLHNAFYMSSIGYLVARRLGIPPVATFHTDISKMKDSINMPFQDFAFSLGERYSMYLYRKCRVVMAPSKVVEEYLRRNGVNNVITLPLFVDTDKYRCSQYIPEEKYILYLGRITVDKGVYRVLDLAEAMKSDGVKFKIAGIGPELDRIKRIVHAHQMKNVEILGYVDDEKKRELMENASMFVYPSSADTFGISVFEALSSGVPVMVSNDFPVKEDSEAISYVDFNDVRSAQESAKRILSADRRKLATEARRIVENKYSLERHISSLLEIYSYVEAEGEERGSTEKARSDSYIFR, encoded by the coding sequence TTGAGGATACTTTATTTTACGGACACATATTATCCCACTCCCGATGGAGTATCAGTGTATTTGAAGGAGGTAAAAGACAAGCTGGAAAGCGAGGGGCACGAGGTCATGATATTCTCTCTTACCGGCGATAAGCGGGAGCATAACGTGTACATTCCACGCTTAACTGTCCCATTCCTACCGTATCCACAGTACAGAGTACCTTTTTTCTTCCTGCCATTCTCGATTTTCAGAAGGGCTATAGAGTTTGATCCTGATATAATCCATCTTCACAATGCCTTCTATATGAGCTCAATAGGATATCTTGTGGCCAGAAGGCTTGGTATTCCCCCCGTTGCCACGTTTCACACAGACATATCTAAGATGAAGGATAGCATTAATATGCCTTTTCAGGATTTTGCATTCTCTCTGGGAGAACGCTATAGCATGTATCTGTACCGGAAATGCAGGGTTGTCATGGCCCCAAGTAAGGTTGTTGAGGAGTATCTCAGGAGAAATGGTGTAAACAATGTGATCACTCTCCCCCTGTTTGTTGATACTGATAAATATAGATGCAGTCAGTACATACCTGAGGAAAAGTACATACTTTATCTGGGTAGAATCACCGTGGACAAGGGAGTTTACAGGGTATTGGATCTGGCCGAGGCCATGAAGAGCGATGGTGTTAAGTTCAAAATAGCAGGCATAGGACCAGAACTGGACAGGATAAAGAGAATCGTACATGCACATCAAATGAAGAATGTGGAGATCTTAGGATATGTCGACGATGAGAAAAAGAGGGAGCTCATGGAAAACGCGAGCATGTTTGTCTATCCATCATCGGCTGATACATTCGGCATATCCGTATTCGAGGCACTTTCATCAGGGGTGCCCGTGATGGTTTCAAATGATTTTCCCGTCAAGGAGGATAGCGAAGCGATATCTTACGTGGATTTCAACGATGTGCGTTCGGCACAAGAGAGTGCCAAAAGAATACTTTCAGCGGATCGCAGAAAACTGGCTACAGAGGCTAGGCGCATTGTGGAGAATAAATACAGCCTTGAGAGGCACATATCCTCGCTGCTTGAGATATACAGTTATGTGGAGGCAGAGGGAGAGGAAAGAGGTTCCACCGAGAAGGCCAGATCTGATAGCTATATATTCAGGTAA